The DNA segment ATCCCTAAAAATTTTAAGAGCATTATTATAGTATTCCAATGCCTTATTGAAGTTTACTTTATTGTTTTCAATAGACATTTCACTCTGCAGCTGGTTTTCATAAACAGTGCCAATACTGAATAAACAGTTGGCAATTCCATCATGCTCCTTAATTATTTCAAAATACTTAGAAGCATCTTGAAATGATTTGATTGCCACTTGATAATCACCATGTTTTGCATCGCAATTGCCAATATTATAAAGGGCAATGGCTATCTGAAACGTATTATTAAGCTTTTGTTGGATGGTCAAGTTCTGTGTATAATAAGCCTTTGAACTATCATACTTACCCCGTTGGTAGTAAATATCTCCTAAAACATTAGCGGTTCTAGATATTTTACCAGCATCGCCTAACTTTATCCTAATAGAATAGGCCGACTTCCACATTAGCGTAGCTTGATCAAGATTGCCTCGATCAAAACTATACTGACCAAGTTCATGAAAGGCATCCGCAATAAGAGATTGGTCGTTGTTTTTTTGCGATTTAGCCAACACTTCCCTAGCTGACTTTTCAGCTTGTTCGATATTGTTCTGAATGGAATACATCTTGCCTATATTAAGCAATGACTCCATCTCTCCTTTAAAATATCCTGTTGATTTGGCCAACTCAAGCGCTTTTCTAAAACTCTTAAAAGCCTCATCAGCGTTCCCCTTGTCGTTATAAATAAAGCCCAAATTATTTAGGGCTTTTACCTCTGCCTCCGGAAGGTCGAACTTACGCGCTAAGCTAGATGCCTCCTTTGCATAGTTATATGCCTCATCGCTATTGGAAAGTTCAGGAACAATCTCATTAAGAATTTCAAGACGTTGCTTATCCTTTGCAGTTTTCAGCAAGCTCTTTAAACTATCGACACGGATATCCTGTGCTCCGACCAAATGGGTAGCGAGAAGTAAAAATAGTAAAGGAATCGATTTGAGGAAGAACTTGCACATCAAAATAGGGTATTTAGCTTAGAAGCAAATTTAACAAATTGAGCGTTACAAAAATGAGGTATTGCAATTAGTTTGCATCATTTTTCTAAAATGAGTCAAATACTAACGTTTGACATGCAGAACAAAAAACCATATTCTATGTTAAAGAATCGCTTTTTCAAGGGTAACGTAGGTCAATGATCACCAATATTTCCCTAACTTTGCTAAATAAAAGAGAAAACATGTATTTGAAACCAGTTCAATACTTATCAGTTGCCATAATCGCCCTCACCATATTTGGTGGATGCTCCCAACAAAAAACGCAACCACAATCGCTTCAGAAAACTATTGCAGTAAGCATTCTGCCACAAAAATACTTTATCGACCAACTTTCCGGCAATCATTACAACACCATTGTAATGCTACCGCCCGGAGCAAATCATGAAACGTTTGAGCCCACAGCTGTTCAACTCATCGAACTATCGAAAGCTTCGGTATACTTTTATCTAGGACATTTGGCCTTTGAGCAAACACTTCTACAAGGGATAAGAGAGAGCAATACCCAATTAGAGTTTATCGATTGTTCCGCCAACGTAGAACTACTCCAAGGTGCATGCAACCATGAGCACGGGGAGGAACACAACCACGGAATCGATCCGCATACTTGGATTTCGCCAACCACCGTTAAAGAAATGGTAAATCAGATGGTAGCAACGCTTTCGAAAATAGACCCCGATTTTTCCGACTCCCTAAAGATTGGTTACGAAAAGGTATCTAAACAGATCGATAGCATGGACCGAGTTCTCCGGGATGCCATCTCGAAATCAGGTACAAAAGGAGTTATGCTTTTCCATCCCATACTCTCCTACATGGCTCGAGATTATGGATTTAAGCAGTATGCTATTGAAGAGGAAGGCAAGGAACCCTCTCCACAGCAGCTTAAGAGTGTAATTGAGAAGGCTAGGGAAGCAAAAATCAACATAATTTTTGTCCAACAAGAGTTTGATGTCGAACGCGCCAAAATAGTGGCGAAAGAAATAGGGGCTGAAGTTGTTATCTTAGATCCATTAGGGTATCGTTGGGATCAAAACATCACCAATATAATCAACCATCTTTCTCCAAAAAAGCAATAACCGATGAAAGAACCACTCATTGAAGTCAAGAATGCTTCTGCTGGATATGGCGATTCGGTTATTCTTCACAATATAAACATCACCGTAAACGATAACGATTTCATTGGAATTATTGGCCCCAACGGCGGCGGAAAAACGACCCTGCTTAAGCTCATACTAGGGCAGATTTCCCCAATCGAGGGAAGTGTAATCAACCACATACAACCAACGAAACTGCGCGGCGCCGTGGGTTATCTGCCGCAGGTTAGCACCATCGACAGAAAATTTCCCATCACCGTGATTGACGTTGTTCTTTCTGGACTGATGAGCAGCAAAGGTATGCGCAACCGATTTAGCAAATTGGAAAAAGAATCGGCCGAAGCAATTCTCCGAAAAACAGGTATTTACGATTACCGCAATAAAACTATTGGTGAACTTTCGGGAGGACAGCTGCAACGGGCATTTCTTTGCCGTGCGCTCATTTCCAACCCATTCCTACTCATTCTGGATGAGCCCAACACCTTTGTCGACAATCGCTTCGAGAAAGAACTATACAATCTTTTGCGCGAAATCAACGAACGGATGGCCATTATCATGGTTTCGCACGACATTGGCACCATTACGTCTTATGTAAAAACCATTGCCTGCGTCAACCGTCAGCTGCATTATCATAACTCAAACACTATAACCCAAGAACAACTAAAAGTCTACGACTGCCCTATACAGCTGATAACACACGGCCAAGTTCCGCATACCGTTTTAAAAACACACACCCAGCAATGATCCAACTCTTCCAAGATATTGTCAATTTCCCATTTCTCTACAGAGCATTTATAGCAGGAATTTTGCTGTCGATTGCAGCAGGAATAATTGGCACTTACATCGTTGCTCGTAGGCTCGTATTCTTAACCGGCGGCATCACCCATGCCTCTTTCGGTGGAATTGGAATAGCCTACTTTGCCGGAATAAATCCAATTTTTGGAGCCTTTGTTTTTAGCATTCTCTCGGCCATGGGAATCGAATGGACTACAACGAAGGGTAAACTACGCGAAGACTCAGCCATTGGTATCCTGTGGTCCTTCGGAATGGCCATTGGAATAATCTTCATTGCCATCACCCCAGGGTATGCGCCCAACCTAATGGGCTACCTCTTTGGCAGCATTGTAACGGTGACTTCCCTCGATTTAATAACCGTATGCATTGTAAACCTGATTGTGCTGCTATTCTTTCTCCGCTTCTACCGATGGATTATCTATAGCGCCTTCGACCCAGAATTTGCAAAAACGCAACGCATACCCGTTGGCCTCATCAATATGCTTATGACCATTCTTGTGGCGGTAACCATTGTTTCAGGAATTCGCATTGTGGGAATAATCCTACTCCTCTCCTTGCTTACCATACCACCCAGCACAGCAAACCTTTTCTCTCGAAACTTTAAGACTATTGCCATTGCCTCGGTAATTCTGAACATGATAGGAATAACGATAGGATTAATTCTGGCCTACAAAATGAACATTCCCAGTGGTGCGTCGGTTGTATTTGTGCAAGTTATACTCTTTGCCCTCGCAAAATTAACAACTGTGATACTTGACCGATTTATGGAAAAAACATCATTGGCGCAAAAAAGAGTCCAATAATCACGCACCGAAAGTAACACGAAACACATTCGAGACACTTATACAGTCAACAACTAAACATAAAATACCTTCTGATGAAATACGATCTAATAGTTATAGGAGGCGGACCCGGCGGATATGTTGCTGCAATTAGGGCCAGCCAGCTCGGGATGACCGTAGCCGTTGTAGAAAACGAAAATGTTGGTGGGATTTGCCTCAACTGGGGCTGCATTCCAACCAAAGCCCTATTGAAAAGTGCAAGCGTTTTTGAGTATGCTATGCATGCTGCCGATTACGGCGTTACTTTAGATGGACAGCCTAAAGCAGATTTCTCGAAGATGGTGGCTCGAAGCAGAGAAGTTGCCTCCGGTATGAGTAAAGGGGTTCAGTTCTTGCTAAAAAAGAATAAAGTTGAAACGATTTCCGGATTTGGAAAATTAAAAGACGGCCACACGGTTGAGGTTTCTGCATCCGATGGTAGCAAAAGCACCGTTACCGGCAAGCACATCATACTTGCAACCGGAGCTCGCTCCCGTACGCTCCCCAACCTGCCTCAGGATGGAGTGAAGATTATTGGTTACCGCCAAGCGTTAACCCTTACAAAACAACCAAAATCAATGGTAGTAGTTGGTTCTGGTGCCATTGGTTCGGAGTTTGCCTATTTCTATAACGCCATCGGAACAAAAGTTACCCTTGTAGAATTCCTTCCAAACGTAGTCCCTGTTGAAGACGAAGAAGTTTCAAAAACACTGGAACGCGCCTTTAAAAAATCGGGCATTACCGTAATGACTAATGCATCAGTTGAATCGGTTGATACATCAGGCGATCTCTGTAAGGTAAAGATACAAACCAAAAAGGGCCTTGTTGAAGAGGAAGCAGAGGTTGTCCTTTCGGCAGTGGGTATTGCACCAAACGTAGAGGGTATCGGCCTTGAAGAATTAGGCATCGAAATGGATAAGGGAAAAGTAAAGGTAGACGAGTATTACCGAACCAACGTTGAAGGCGTTTACGCCATTGGCGATATAGTTCCTGGCCCTGCGCTTGCCCACGTTGCTTCGGCAGAGGGTATCACCTGCGTCGAGAAAATTGCAGGACTTAATCCACACCCCATCAACTACAAGAATATTCCAGGTTGCACCT comes from the Williamwhitmania taraxaci genome and includes:
- the lpdA gene encoding dihydrolipoyl dehydrogenase, with translation MKYDLIVIGGGPGGYVAAIRASQLGMTVAVVENENVGGICLNWGCIPTKALLKSASVFEYAMHAADYGVTLDGQPKADFSKMVARSREVASGMSKGVQFLLKKNKVETISGFGKLKDGHTVEVSASDGSKSTVTGKHIILATGARSRTLPNLPQDGVKIIGYRQALTLTKQPKSMVVVGSGAIGSEFAYFYNAIGTKVTLVEFLPNVVPVEDEEVSKTLERAFKKSGITVMTNASVESVDTSGDLCKVKIQTKKGLVEEEAEVVLSAVGIAPNVEGIGLEELGIEMDKGKVKVDEYYRTNVEGVYAIGDIVPGPALAHVASAEGITCVEKIAGLNPHPINYKNIPGCTYTNPEVASLGMTEKAATEAGFEIKVGKFPFTASGKASAAGTKDGFIKLIFDAKYGELLGAHMIGANVTEMIAELVVARNLETTGHEIIKSIHPHPTMSEAIMEAAAAAYGEVIHM
- a CDS encoding metal ABC transporter solute-binding protein, Zn/Mn family gives rise to the protein MYLKPVQYLSVAIIALTIFGGCSQQKTQPQSLQKTIAVSILPQKYFIDQLSGNHYNTIVMLPPGANHETFEPTAVQLIELSKASVYFYLGHLAFEQTLLQGIRESNTQLEFIDCSANVELLQGACNHEHGEEHNHGIDPHTWISPTTVKEMVNQMVATLSKIDPDFSDSLKIGYEKVSKQIDSMDRVLRDAISKSGTKGVMLFHPILSYMARDYGFKQYAIEEEGKEPSPQQLKSVIEKAREAKINIIFVQQEFDVERAKIVAKEIGAEVVILDPLGYRWDQNITNIINHLSPKKQ
- a CDS encoding metal ABC transporter ATP-binding protein, which produces MKEPLIEVKNASAGYGDSVILHNINITVNDNDFIGIIGPNGGGKTTLLKLILGQISPIEGSVINHIQPTKLRGAVGYLPQVSTIDRKFPITVIDVVLSGLMSSKGMRNRFSKLEKESAEAILRKTGIYDYRNKTIGELSGGQLQRAFLCRALISNPFLLILDEPNTFVDNRFEKELYNLLREINERMAIIMVSHDIGTITSYVKTIACVNRQLHYHNSNTITQEQLKVYDCPIQLITHGQVPHTVLKTHTQQ
- a CDS encoding metal ABC transporter permease produces the protein MIQLFQDIVNFPFLYRAFIAGILLSIAAGIIGTYIVARRLVFLTGGITHASFGGIGIAYFAGINPIFGAFVFSILSAMGIEWTTTKGKLREDSAIGILWSFGMAIGIIFIAITPGYAPNLMGYLFGSIVTVTSLDLITVCIVNLIVLLFFLRFYRWIIYSAFDPEFAKTQRIPVGLINMLMTILVAVTIVSGIRIVGIILLLSLLTIPPSTANLFSRNFKTIAIASVILNMIGITIGLILAYKMNIPSGASVVFVQVILFALAKLTTVILDRFMEKTSLAQKRVQ